From the Polyangiaceae bacterium genome, one window contains:
- a CDS encoding HAD family hydrolase, translating to MSEGSDLSPEVRLPAREGEAGTVPCATCGRRVDPLRADRVAIFAERFRYFCSGACRDGYDPTRATPLPAPRPRPRPATPVPAEPTAVASGLQTAVALDRIARNELPSSEPLEETQADAPPAVAADRPEEAGTLLLSLAAVGGVLTVALTLTGSSAAALTSRLIVAAVSTLALGAHVITTPRDATQPHPTAVLAAPAAALALAVIALIAEPKDTTSALTLCGVVVAVSGASILLAARMRRPLDVERKSLEALLDGSAHRVIGDDVVETRALDLRPGEEVVVEPGEVVPVDATITAGSATVAPWWGARTTTTRTEGDTVVATARVIEGRLRAVVAWAGFDRAFLRLTSDPRRRADLTAPLARAGKLLVERAAPVAAGLAALAAYAEAQSTMAIAMFAIAAQAALANAVIAQVGACAVMEAVLASLRRGIVFRTSQAFDEAGRVGVAAFCARGTLLLGEPEVTNIELPADEDAERVLALMAGAEAGSSHPVATAIQRAARARGIRPDGVRSPTHVPGLGVTAIASNGKPLVVGSRALMLRERVSVAVAEPQISDLESLGRSVMLVAVGGRLIGVAGLQDGLRPGARAAVQHLLDVGVEPVLLSGDARETCEAIGRALDIEHIRPEVLPTERGDEVARLADGGAVVAVIGSSPADDVALSAAGVSVAIGNAGGTSAEWSVQLASDDVRDAALALRLAHEGRHQARTGLGIAVIPAALSALAVALAVLPPAAAPLIALLGSAAAALRPKNSIGGGIA from the coding sequence GTGAGCGAAGGAAGCGACTTGTCGCCCGAGGTGCGACTGCCGGCCCGTGAGGGAGAGGCCGGCACCGTGCCTTGCGCGACTTGTGGCCGACGCGTGGATCCCTTGCGCGCGGATCGAGTCGCGATCTTCGCTGAGCGCTTCCGCTATTTCTGCAGTGGCGCGTGTCGAGACGGGTACGATCCCACTCGCGCCACGCCCCTTCCGGCGCCGCGACCGCGACCTCGGCCCGCCACGCCCGTACCCGCCGAACCGACCGCGGTCGCCTCGGGCCTGCAAACCGCCGTTGCGCTCGATCGAATTGCGCGTAACGAGCTTCCTTCGAGCGAGCCGCTCGAAGAGACGCAGGCCGACGCACCCCCAGCTGTAGCTGCGGACCGCCCGGAAGAGGCTGGCACGCTGCTATTGTCGCTCGCTGCAGTCGGCGGTGTGCTCACAGTGGCGCTGACCCTCACCGGTAGCTCCGCGGCAGCGCTCACCAGTCGATTGATCGTCGCTGCCGTGAGCACGCTGGCGCTGGGCGCGCACGTGATCACGACTCCCCGCGACGCCACCCAACCACATCCAACCGCTGTGCTTGCCGCTCCAGCAGCAGCCTTGGCCCTCGCGGTGATCGCTTTGATTGCGGAGCCGAAGGATACCACCTCTGCCCTCACGCTATGCGGCGTCGTGGTTGCCGTCAGCGGAGCATCGATCCTGCTTGCGGCGCGCATGCGTCGCCCGCTGGACGTGGAGCGCAAGTCCCTGGAGGCACTGCTCGACGGCTCCGCCCACCGCGTCATCGGCGACGACGTGGTCGAGACGCGCGCGCTGGATCTGCGCCCCGGCGAGGAAGTCGTCGTCGAGCCGGGCGAGGTCGTACCCGTGGACGCAACCATCACCGCGGGCTCCGCGACGGTCGCTCCCTGGTGGGGCGCGCGCACGACGACTACACGCACTGAAGGCGACACGGTGGTGGCGACCGCTCGCGTCATCGAGGGCCGTCTGCGTGCCGTCGTTGCCTGGGCGGGTTTCGATCGTGCGTTTCTGCGATTGACGTCAGACCCCCGACGGCGCGCCGATCTCACCGCGCCGCTTGCTCGCGCGGGGAAGCTCCTGGTGGAACGCGCCGCACCCGTAGCCGCGGGGTTGGCTGCCCTCGCCGCATATGCCGAGGCGCAGTCGACCATGGCCATCGCGATGTTCGCGATCGCGGCCCAAGCTGCCCTTGCCAACGCGGTCATTGCACAAGTGGGCGCCTGCGCGGTGATGGAGGCGGTGCTCGCCTCATTGCGACGAGGCATCGTTTTTCGCACCTCTCAGGCCTTCGACGAGGCGGGGCGCGTGGGCGTGGCCGCCTTCTGCGCACGAGGCACGCTGCTACTCGGAGAGCCGGAAGTGACGAACATCGAGCTGCCAGCCGACGAGGACGCCGAAAGAGTGCTCGCGCTGATGGCGGGGGCAGAAGCGGGTTCGTCCCACCCGGTAGCCACCGCCATTCAGCGCGCGGCCCGCGCGAGGGGTATTCGTCCCGATGGCGTGCGCAGCCCCACCCACGTACCCGGGTTGGGCGTCACCGCGATTGCATCCAACGGCAAGCCGCTCGTCGTGGGCAGCCGCGCGCTCATGCTGCGCGAACGCGTCAGTGTGGCTGTCGCTGAACCGCAAATCTCGGATTTGGAGTCCCTGGGGCGCAGCGTGATGTTGGTGGCGGTCGGCGGGCGCTTGATCGGGGTTGCCGGCCTACAAGATGGGTTGCGCCCGGGCGCCCGAGCCGCAGTGCAGCACTTGCTCGACGTGGGGGTGGAACCGGTGTTGCTTTCTGGCGACGCACGCGAGACCTGCGAAGCCATCGGCCGCGCCCTCGACATCGAACACATTCGCCCCGAGGTGCTGCCCACCGAGCGCGGGGATGAGGTTGCGCGCTTGGCCGACGGGGGCGCAGTGGTCGCGGTGATCGGGTCGAGCCCCGCGGACGACGTCGCCCTGTCCGCCGCGGGGGTTTCCGTAGCGATCGGCAATGCGGGAGGAACGAGCGCCGAGTGGAGCGTGCAGCTTGCCTCCGACGACGTGCGAGACGCGGCACTGGCGCTGCGACTCGCCCACGAGGGTCGCCATCAGGCCCGAACGGGACTCGGCATCGCCGTCATACCCGCCGCGCTGTCGGCGCTGGCAGTTGCGCTAGCCGTACTCCCGCCCGCCGCGGCGCCGCTGATCGCGCTCCTCGGTAGCGCCGCCGCCGCACTTCGACCCAAGAATTCCATCGGCGGAGGCATCGCTTGA
- a CDS encoding Fur family transcriptional regulator, with protein sequence MSEGSKDFGRRARPPDLNRLRTDLEAYMTRKGLRSTEQRRVIIDTFFDKGEHLTVDELLELVRAQDPRVGYATVYRTLKMLADSGIVVEHRFGDGYTRFELADEDAHHDHLICLTCGKITEFEAPAIEELQDKIAARYGFQVLEHKHELYGTCKECLDKRSTGERKVKTAR encoded by the coding sequence GTGAGCGAGGGTAGCAAGGACTTCGGGCGTCGCGCGCGTCCTCCCGATCTGAATCGCTTGCGTACCGATCTGGAAGCCTACATGACTCGCAAGGGGCTGCGTTCCACTGAGCAGCGGCGAGTCATCATCGACACCTTCTTCGACAAGGGCGAACATCTCACCGTCGACGAACTGCTGGAGCTCGTCCGCGCGCAGGATCCCCGCGTCGGCTATGCCACCGTGTACCGCACGCTGAAGATGCTGGCAGACAGCGGCATCGTCGTGGAGCATCGCTTTGGCGACGGCTACACGCGCTTCGAACTTGCCGACGAGGACGCGCACCACGATCACCTGATCTGTCTCACCTGCGGCAAGATCACGGAGTTCGAGGCGCCGGCCATCGAAGAACTGCAGGACAAGATCGCCGCTCGCTACGGTTTTCAGGTACTGGAGCACAAGCACGAGTTGTATGGCACCTGCAAGGAGTGCTTGGACAAGCGCTCCACGGGCGAGCGCAAAGTCAAGACGGCACGATGA
- a CDS encoding 5-formyltetrahydrofolate cyclo-ligase — MDVDEKALAIRVKKQLRARFRRLRETTPSAAAGAAQRSAAICDRVIELPAWQTAQAIALFSPMPDKGEVDVSPLDQRARSQGKRVAYPFMRPSADGYTTGFAWVDALSALEERGRGFAEPPPDAVVVQPGELDAILVPALAVAPSGHRLGFGIGWYDATLSEFRDSATLVLVAFDFQLLVELPIEEHDVPCHVVVTDERLIVPS, encoded by the coding sequence ATGGACGTCGACGAGAAAGCGCTGGCCATTCGCGTCAAGAAGCAGCTTCGCGCTCGCTTCCGACGCCTGCGCGAAACGACGCCCAGCGCAGCCGCAGGCGCAGCGCAGCGCAGCGCGGCAATCTGTGATCGCGTCATCGAGCTGCCGGCGTGGCAAACCGCGCAAGCGATCGCGCTGTTCTCGCCGATGCCCGACAAGGGCGAGGTGGACGTCTCGCCTTTGGACCAGCGCGCGCGCTCCCAAGGCAAGCGCGTCGCGTATCCGTTCATGCGTCCCTCGGCCGACGGCTACACGACGGGCTTCGCGTGGGTCGATGCGCTCTCGGCGTTGGAGGAGCGAGGTCGGGGTTTCGCAGAGCCGCCACCGGACGCGGTGGTCGTGCAGCCGGGGGAGCTCGACGCAATCCTGGTGCCTGCCTTGGCCGTTGCGCCGAGCGGGCACCGCCTGGGCTTCGGCATCGGTTGGTATGACGCCACCCTGAGCGAGTTCCGCGACAGCGCGACGCTGGTGCTCGTGGCCTTTGATTTTCAGCTGCTCGTCGAGCTACCCATCGAGGAACACGACGTGCCGTGTCATGTGGTCGTGACGGACGAGCGCCTCATCGTGCCGTCTTGA
- a CDS encoding glycosyltransferase family 2 protein, giving the protein MELYFLVPAYNAERTVPDVIRGLAQAASKAGCLARVCVVDDGSDDETAEAARSEGARVLPLQRNRGKGAALRAGLLFARQQGVQAIVSIDADGQHPADEAVRLARLDASPESLVLGVRDLRAAGAPAANQASNAISNFFLSAFTGTSLQDTQCGLRRYPVRTALRLGARDDGYAFEAEILMRACRAGVPIVQEPVRVAYPADRTSHFHAWRDPVRIVSRVLMTQLQP; this is encoded by the coding sequence ATGGAGCTGTACTTCCTCGTTCCGGCCTACAACGCGGAAAGGACGGTGCCGGACGTCATCCGCGGGCTCGCACAGGCCGCTTCGAAGGCGGGTTGCCTCGCGCGAGTCTGCGTCGTCGACGACGGATCCGATGACGAAACCGCGGAAGCGGCCCGAAGCGAGGGAGCGCGCGTCCTGCCACTGCAGCGGAACCGTGGCAAAGGGGCCGCGCTGCGTGCTGGTTTGCTTTTCGCGCGCCAGCAGGGAGTGCAAGCGATCGTGAGCATCGACGCTGACGGCCAGCATCCCGCGGACGAAGCCGTCCGCCTTGCCCGCCTCGATGCCAGCCCGGAAAGCTTGGTGCTGGGAGTCCGCGATCTGCGTGCTGCGGGCGCGCCAGCGGCCAATCAGGCGTCCAATGCCATCTCCAACTTCTTCTTGTCGGCCTTCACGGGAACCTCGTTGCAGGACACCCAGTGTGGGCTACGACGCTACCCGGTGCGGACCGCGCTGCGTCTTGGAGCGCGTGACGACGGCTACGCATTCGAAGCCGAGATCTTGATGCGCGCCTGTCGCGCCGGCGTACCCATCGTGCAGGAGCCCGTGCGCGTGGCGTACCCGGCAGACCGCACTAGCCACTTCCACGCCTGGCGTGACCCAGTGCGGATCGTCTCGCGCGTGCTGATGACGCAGCTGCAGCCATGA